From a single Fibrobacter sp. UWP2 genomic region:
- a CDS encoding ATP-dependent helicase has translation MANVVDFGVLDKELNPEQAAAAKKIEGPMLILAGAGSGKTRAITYKIAHLVSYHNVESDRVLAVTFTNKAAREMKDRIQKLLGCRLPFSWMGTFHSVCLKLLKLCLSKDFVVKAMGGTWYNANFSIYDDDDQKRLLRDILKEDLGDNFEASEVKKLHGAISRYKNTVLYEGGSPKLQTPDVALARAEFADEEKRARYYSEYQKRLQESNAMDFDDLLLNTVLMLQKVPTLAKQLAERFQYVVVDEYQDTNDVQYELLKLLINEDRNVTVVGDDDQSIYGWRGANIKIIRNFHRDFAPVTIVKLERNYRSTSNIVKGAGSVIAHNIRPAEMEKKVFSKEEAGDPIRVRHLLDDRSEAQQIANLISVAGPEMYSKTAIFYRTNAQSRVIEKALNDNRIPSVIFGGTRFWDRKEIKDILGYLRLLSNEKDDAAHLRVINTPPRAIGKTTVETILERVRNGEGTFWQVLVAEANGEGRAAPKLKGFTAMVQGWKDLLAAGETPLPILAERIINETGYQDFLRKEDEATADERIANLDEMVNAIREFDEEHPGATLEEFLQDISLLTDGDKKVDTSKGMVTLMTIHMAKGLEFNTVHIAGCDEEIFPLVRGTAFAADKEMREQMEEERRLFYVGCTRAEKKLYLYHAERRFFQGTIRPFAPSRFLKELDPSVVEFTPCVDDRPAFGYGSNAGSGYGNGPIRYHSAPVGQFSRPSSGSRPAMPHSVPASIRKNDQRIVYRNPIKVKPPVPSGPRVVYDEYSENPYRPGVRVRHFKYGVGTIVRCTGSGENARVDVRFNGDGTVRTIILKYAALEVL, from the coding sequence ATGGCGAATGTTGTTGATTTTGGCGTGCTTGACAAGGAATTGAACCCGGAGCAAGCGGCTGCGGCAAAAAAGATTGAAGGCCCCATGCTCATTTTGGCGGGGGCGGGCTCGGGAAAAACGCGTGCCATTACATACAAGATTGCCCACTTGGTCTCGTACCACAACGTGGAATCCGACAGGGTCTTGGCGGTGACCTTTACCAACAAGGCTGCCCGCGAAATGAAGGACCGCATTCAAAAGCTGCTCGGGTGCCGCTTACCCTTTAGCTGGATGGGGACTTTCCACTCGGTTTGCCTCAAGCTACTCAAGCTTTGCCTCTCCAAGGACTTTGTTGTCAAGGCGATGGGCGGCACATGGTACAACGCCAACTTCTCGATTTACGACGATGACGACCAAAAACGCTTGCTTCGCGACATTTTGAAGGAAGATTTGGGCGACAACTTCGAGGCTTCGGAGGTCAAAAAACTCCATGGCGCCATTTCGCGCTACAAGAATACGGTGCTGTACGAGGGCGGATCCCCCAAGCTGCAAACGCCCGACGTGGCGTTGGCACGCGCCGAGTTCGCCGACGAAGAAAAACGCGCCCGCTATTACAGCGAATACCAAAAGCGCCTGCAGGAATCCAACGCCATGGACTTCGATGACTTGCTCCTCAATACGGTGCTCATGCTGCAGAAAGTGCCGACCTTGGCTAAACAATTGGCGGAGCGTTTCCAGTACGTGGTGGTGGACGAGTACCAAGACACCAACGACGTGCAGTACGAACTTTTGAAGCTGTTGATTAACGAGGATCGCAACGTGACGGTGGTGGGCGACGATGACCAGAGCATTTACGGCTGGCGCGGCGCGAACATCAAGATTATCCGTAACTTCCATCGGGACTTTGCACCAGTGACCATCGTGAAACTCGAACGCAACTACCGCTCCACGAGCAACATTGTGAAGGGCGCGGGCTCCGTGATTGCCCATAATATTCGCCCAGCTGAGATGGAGAAGAAGGTGTTTTCGAAGGAGGAGGCTGGCGACCCCATCCGTGTGCGCCATTTGCTGGACGATCGCAGCGAGGCGCAGCAGATAGCGAACCTGATTTCGGTGGCGGGACCCGAGATGTACTCGAAGACTGCCATTTTTTACCGCACCAACGCCCAATCCCGTGTGATTGAAAAGGCGTTGAACGACAACCGCATCCCGTCGGTGATTTTCGGTGGTACCCGCTTTTGGGACCGCAAAGAGATCAAGGACATTTTGGGCTACCTACGCCTGCTCTCAAACGAGAAGGATGATGCGGCCCACCTGCGCGTGATTAACACGCCGCCGCGTGCTATTGGCAAGACCACCGTCGAGACTATTTTGGAACGCGTCCGCAACGGCGAAGGGACTTTTTGGCAGGTGCTTGTGGCCGAGGCCAACGGCGAAGGCCGTGCTGCCCCCAAGCTCAAGGGCTTTACCGCCATGGTGCAGGGCTGGAAGGATTTGCTCGCGGCGGGGGAGACTCCGCTCCCGATTTTGGCCGAGCGCATTATTAACGAGACCGGCTATCAGGACTTTTTGCGCAAAGAAGACGAAGCGACCGCGGACGAACGCATCGCGAACTTGGACGAAATGGTGAACGCCATTCGCGAATTTGACGAAGAGCACCCCGGTGCGACTTTGGAAGAGTTTTTGCAGGACATTTCGCTTTTGACCGACGGCGACAAGAAGGTGGACACCTCCAAGGGCATGGTGACGCTCATGACCATCCACATGGCGAAGGGCCTCGAGTTCAACACGGTTCACATTGCCGGCTGCGACGAGGAAATTTTCCCGCTGGTGCGCGGAACCGCCTTTGCCGCCGACAAGGAAATGCGCGAGCAGATGGAGGAGGAACGTCGCCTGTTTTACGTAGGCTGCACCCGCGCCGAAAAAAAACTTTATCTGTACCATGCGGAACGCCGCTTTTTCCAAGGGACCATCCGTCCCTTTGCCCCGTCCAGGTTCCTCAAGGAACTGGACCCGTCGGTGGTGGAGTTCACCCCGTGCGTAGACGACCGCCCTGCATTTGGTTACGGCTCCAATGCGGGCTCGGGCTACGGCAACGGCCCCATCCGTTACCATTCGGCTCCGGTGGGGCAGTTCTCCCGACCCAGCTCGGGTTCGCGCCCGGCCATGCCGCACTCGGTCCCAGCTTCTATCCGCAAAAACGACCAGCGCATTGTGTACAGGAACCCCATCAAGGTCAAGCCGCCGGTGCCTTCGGGCCCGCGTGTGGTCTACGACGAGTACAGCGAGAACCCGTACCGCCCGGGAGTGCGTGTGCGCCATTTTAAGTACGGCGTCGGCACCATTGTGCGCTGCACCGGCAGCGGCGAAAATGCCCGCGTGGACGTGCGTTTTAACGGCGATGGCACCGTGAGGACGATTATTTTGAAGTACGCCGCCTTGGAAGTTCTGTAG
- the gatC gene encoding Asp-tRNA(Asn)/Glu-tRNA(Gln) amidotransferase subunit GatC has protein sequence MLEREEVLKLAKLSRLEVAEGDIDSVKGHLDKMLNHLEALKALDLSNVEPMTAVENGATILREDVPVQGFSLDQAFANAPAVENDHFAIPKVIGG, from the coding sequence ATGCTTGAACGTGAAGAAGTCTTGAAATTGGCGAAGCTTTCCAGGCTCGAAGTCGCCGAGGGCGATATCGATTCCGTGAAGGGACACTTGGACAAGATGCTGAACCATTTGGAAGCCTTGAAGGCTCTTGACCTTTCGAACGTGGAACCGATGACCGCCGTCGAGAACGGTGCCACCATCCTCCGCGAAGACGTGCCTGTGCAGGGATTCTCCCTGGACCAGGCCTTTGCCAACGCCCCGGCTGTAGAGAACGACCATTTCGCCATTCCCAAGGTGATTGGCGGTTAG
- a CDS encoding 3-deoxy-manno-octulosonate cytidylyltransferase → MAAVHCIVPARMGSSRFPGKPLFKLAGKEMIVRTLERAQLAECFGRIVCATDSEEIAEVVSRAGFEFILTGPAATGSDRVAEAARALDLDLVVNLQGDEPLVEPSVLSDVAEDLAAHPDCWVTVACPLDPAECALKTVVKVRVQSGLAVDFTREVALEEAPRWFQHQGIYAYSRRSRDEFSSLPQNAVELERSLEQMRILGRCPIRIVQSRFPSISVDVPSDAQAVEALITERKSRR, encoded by the coding sequence ATGGCCGCAGTCCACTGCATTGTTCCGGCCCGCATGGGGTCTTCTCGCTTTCCGGGGAAGCCCCTTTTTAAATTGGCAGGCAAAGAGATGATTGTGCGCACTCTGGAGCGGGCTCAGCTCGCGGAGTGCTTTGGGCGCATTGTGTGTGCGACCGACAGCGAAGAAATTGCCGAGGTCGTGTCGAGGGCTGGTTTTGAATTCATTTTGACGGGCCCCGCCGCGACGGGTTCCGACCGAGTGGCCGAGGCGGCCCGTGCCTTGGACCTGGACCTGGTGGTGAACTTGCAGGGCGACGAGCCGCTGGTGGAACCCTCGGTGCTGAGCGACGTGGCCGAGGACCTGGCCGCCCACCCCGATTGCTGGGTGACGGTCGCCTGCCCGCTCGACCCCGCCGAGTGCGCCCTCAAGACGGTGGTGAAGGTCCGTGTGCAAAGTGGGCTCGCTGTGGACTTTACCCGCGAGGTGGCTTTGGAGGAAGCCCCGCGCTGGTTCCAGCATCAAGGGATTTACGCCTACTCCAGGCGCTCCCGCGATGAGTTTTCCTCCTTGCCGCAGAACGCGGTTGAACTGGAACGCTCGCTAGAGCAGATGCGCATTTTGGGCAGGTGCCCGATACGCATTGTGCAGAGCCGGTTCCCGAGCATTTCTGTGGACGTGCCTTCGGACGCCCAGGCGGTGGAGGCCTTGATTACAGAACGTAAGTCCAGGAGATAG
- a CDS encoding helix-hairpin-helix domain-containing protein — protein MNAAEKNVLHIALALFVVGLVVRILPWGIPAIEQQDDPVKLEYWNAKVEPLPDSLSVTDKLNSALAESPRADAHPRPQKQKKSKKIVHLPIKINSAGLDEICALKGVGPKLAAKIIAFREQNGPFLTPQDLQKVPGIGKKKLEGILQGVIFD, from the coding sequence ATGAATGCTGCTGAGAAGAACGTGTTGCACATTGCCCTCGCCCTGTTCGTGGTGGGGCTTGTCGTGAGAATCCTTCCGTGGGGAATCCCTGCCATAGAGCAGCAGGACGACCCCGTGAAGCTGGAGTACTGGAACGCGAAGGTGGAGCCTCTGCCCGACTCCCTGTCGGTTACAGATAAATTAAATTCTGCGCTAGCGGAATCGCCGAGGGCGGATGCCCACCCGAGACCCCAAAAACAAAAAAAATCAAAGAAAATAGTCCACTTGCCCATCAAAATCAATTCCGCCGGGTTGGACGAAATTTGCGCCCTTAAGGGGGTCGGTCCCAAGCTCGCCGCGAAGATAATTGCCTTTCGCGAGCAAAATGGACCCTTTTTGACCCCTCAGGACCTGCAAAAAGTGCCCGGAATTGGCAAGAAAAAGCTGGAGGGTATACTACAGGGCGTAATTTTTGATTAG